Sequence from the Myxocyprinus asiaticus isolate MX2 ecotype Aquarium Trade chromosome 44, UBuf_Myxa_2, whole genome shotgun sequence genome:
GATCTTCTGATCTCCAGTCAGCAGATTTTGAGGACACCATCTTCCCATGCCTTGGACTTGAAGGGAAGGTCTCTGGTTCGAGGATGATAACGCTGTTGGCTGCCAAGTCTTGTTGCTGAGAGCCCTTGGTTGGTGAGGAGGTAATGATGAAAGAAGGCGTCGTGTAGCTGGGAGATTTGTGTATTCTTCCATTGTCATTCTGGTGTTCAAATATTTTCAGTTTCTCATCAACTTCCTGGCATAGTTTTCCTGGGTTTAAACTGATGGATCTGGTCTTCATCTGTACACAGTCAGTAGAGTATGATTTTGCCATCCCCCTCTCACATCTCAGGTTTTCTTCACGTTCCATTGTTTGGCGAATCTCCTTCTCAATTGGGGTCTCTGGGTCATCATTCAGTGATCTGAAACTGGAATCGTCAAGACCAGAATCCTCTGAACAGGGGCTGAACTGGGTATGCACATAGTCCTCTACAAGTGCTAAGCCTTCAAGGTCCCTCTTCGGCCTGTCAATGTTACGGACAGGCGTGTACATGAAACTGTGACTGCCTTGGCAGGTCCCAGATCTCATTGTTGGTGTACTCGGATGGTGCATCAAGTTTTTTGTTTGCTCTTCTATCTCCAGCCACTGTTGCCGTGCGACTTTGAAATCCACatgttctgtactgacattctcACTCTTCATTTCCTGGATCACACAATAATCTTTTGGCACCTTTTTGCTGGAATCAGATTTGACAGAATCAAATGAATTGCTTTTGTGGGACGCTGAGACTCGTCCAAGCTCCTCATCGTCTTCGGAAATCTTGGACAAGCCGTGGAACTGTGTGGAAGAGTTGTAAGATATCTCTTGCAGTTGCAGAGTTGGCCCAGTCTCAGGTTGTTCTAGCACTTCTTCTCTTACAGGGATCTCAGGCTCTTCGGGTTCCTTTGAATCTTCATCAGAATTTTGAACTTCAAGTTTTTGAATAAAGAGTTCCTGTGCGCTCAGCTCAAGGCTGTCAATGTAGGAATCATCATCTTCCTTATTAACGGAGGAAGAGAAAATGCTCCTCCACTTCTCATCGGTTTCATTGTCGGATGATGCTGCAGCTATTTCGACCTGAAGACATTCGTCCAGTTCGGCTTTGTCATGACAAGACTCCGTGGAAGTGTCTGATAGGACTTCCTCTCGGATGTAATGCTCCAGGATGGTTTCTTCTGGATCATCATATCCAAAACCTTCCAAGATGGGTT
This genomic interval carries:
- the LOC127434458 gene encoding uncharacterized protein LOC127434458 isoform X3, which encodes METSEHCGTANINDCEVLEFELPERKETSNKDEQVCYNADVLESISTKVVVDILAGLPPTETKADELEDIHSPKEVLVLEDTREELYRNESITSSISDTPSSAESVYENDVVHKKDDSPRQEPLENTVPHPEIINNGDTLDPLGTDSEEPILEGFGYDDPEETILEHYIREEVLSDTSTESCHDKAELDECLQVEIAAASSDNETDEKWRSIFSSSVNKEDDDSYIDSLELSAQELFIQKLEVQNSDEDSKEPEEPEIPVREEVLEQPETGPTLQLQEISYNSSTQFHGLSKISEDDEELGRVSASHKSNSFDSVKSDSSKKVPKDYCVIQEMKSENVSTEHVDFKVARQQWLEIEEQTKNLMHHPSTPTMRSGTCQGSHSFMYTPVRNIDRPKRDLEGLALVEDYVHTQFSPCSEDSGLDDSSFRSLNDDPETPIEKEIRQTMEREENLRCERGMAKSYSTDCVQMKTRSISLNPGKLCQEVDEKLKIFEHQNDNGRIHKSPSYTTPSFIITSSPTKGSQQQDLAANSVIILEPETFPSSPRHGKMVSSKSADWRSEDPPNLIILETSNLIIRSASEFNLNSISEETQEKMFLNNPFFKLRSRSTISLVDEEIEMVKLREEELKRQRANIYSKDHFLMSPNRLDGSLFNNSDDVPFKCKSSPSSPMKTCRIDRSALSCDHRFPEPYTGGRRKSAMALRWEAGEFANTE
- the LOC127434458 gene encoding uncharacterized protein LOC127434458 isoform X2; this translates as MISIWLIFLKLTGATIEVDRLEEISGCSQPQNPEHTELKSLSEPVTMETSEHCGTANINDCEVLEFELPERKETSNKDEQVCYNADVLESISTKVVVDILAGLPPTETKADELEDIHSPKEVLVLEDTREELYRNESITSSISDTPSSAESVYENDVVHKKDDSPRQEPLENTVPHPEIINNGDTLDPLGTDSEEPILEGFGYDDPEETILEHYIREEVLSDTSTESCHDKAELDECLQVEIAAASSDNETDEKWRSIFSSSVNKEDDDSYIDSLELSAQELFIQKLEVQNSDEDSKEPEEPEIPVREEVLEQPETGPTLQLQEISYNSSTQFHGLSKISEDDEELGRVSASHKSNSFDSVKSDSSKKVPKDYCVIQEMKSENVSTEHVDFKVARQQWLEIEEQTKNLMHHPSTPTMRSGTCQGSHSFMYTPVRNIDRPKRDLEGLALVEDYVHTQFSPCSEDSGLDDSSFRSLNDDPETPIEKEIRQTMEREENLRCERGMAKSYSTDCVQMKTRSISLNPGKLCQEVDEKLKIFEHQNDNGRIHKSPSYTTPSFIITSSPTKGSQQQDLAANSVIILEPETFPSSPRHGKMVSSKSADWRSEDPPNLIILETSNLIIRSASEFNLNSISEETQEKMFLNNPFFKLRSRSTISLVDEEIEMVKLREEELKRQRANIYSKDHFLMSPNRLDGSLFNNSDDVPFKCKSSPSSPMKTCRIDRSALSCDHRFPEPYTGGRRKSAMALRWEAGEFANTE